The genomic region AGTTAGCTTGGTTCGCTAAATGCAACATATATTGCACACTATTTCTCCCATCTTTATCCTTCGCACTCAATCGGGCATTCTCATTATAAATTTGTTTCAGAATCGGGGGCGGTTGATCAGGATACCGAAGCGTAAAAGCATGTCTAACCATCCCCGGTTTCACGTGAGACTACCGATACTGCTTAATCAATTCTTTCTGTTCTTCAGTAAATTTTGCTCTACGCCTATGACCTTCTAGAAACTTTCAAAACTTGTGATTGTGAACCCCGCACTTCGGAACAACAACCCACACACCTTCACCTTTTTTAATCATTCTTAATGAAAATGGACACATAAATTTTTTGGTCTTCGATTTTCTTTGCGGTTTCAAGGGATCCTTAGCCTTGCTATTATACGGTCCGTATCGTTCACATTTCACTATTTTATACGGAGGACTCTTTTCCATGTGATACTTAGCCTTTACCAAATGAAAGCCTAACCCATATGCAACTTCATCACAACGATCAAATGCTTCTTCAAATGTGTTAAACGGATGCTCAAATACAAACATATCACTGTAATCAACATTCTCTTCACCGGGATCTTCATAATTTTCCTAATTAAATCCAttaaccgtttttttttttttaaaaaaaaaaaaaaaggtccattcatgtgaaacacaaaaacgtataattaaaaaaaaaacgtataaaaaaaacataaaaacgtATAAAAAAAAGGTCCATTCgtgtgaaatacacgaaacaGCCTGGGACCATTCGTGTGAAATACACGAAATAACCTGGGCCATTTCGTGTAAATCACACGAAAAAACCTGGGCCATTTCGTGTAGATCACACGAATGAGCCTGGGCCATTTCGTGTTTTTTACACGAATTAGCCTGGGCATTTTCGTGGTTTTTGGACGATTTTTTCTGGGCCATTTCGTGAATCTCACACGAAATCATTATTTCTGGAAAATGTTCTACGCGTGTTAAAAATAACAGTACAAAAATGCGTCAAATTTACCTCATTCTCTTGCGTGTTTTCATTGTCTTGCGTATTTTCAGCTTCCTCGTAATTTCCCGTGTTAATACCGTCTCCATAACCACTACCTTCACTGTTACCATAACTATATTGTTGATCGTTGTACCGATAATGTTGTTCGGCATTCCAATCGTTTTGAAATCGATATCCATCATTGTTGTACGAATTATCATTATTGTACGAATTAAAGAGATAATTAAAAAAAGGATTTCCGTCACTCATttaaatttttccggaaaaaaaaacaaattttagaGAGTTAAAGTAGGTAGAAAGGCAAACTTGGAAAAAGAAATGAATTTTAGGAGCGAGATGAGTATTTTAGGGGCAATCTTTAGTAATTTTGTATTTTAATTGGGCTTAATCATTCTAATTTTAAATAAGAGGATAGTGGACATCGATTTGTGTCCGTCCAAACACAGATTAGAATAAAGCCAAATTAGAATACTGTTCCATTGTCATCTCTCGTGTGTGGCGTGAAGTAGCCCAACCACAAAATGTATACCATCTGTAGCCAACACCTTCCAATGATAAAGTAATTGAGTTCTTTTTATTTAGTGGAATGATTAAGCTTTATGGGTCAGCAATTTTTCTTCATGTAAAACATACTCTCTCTTTCCTTCCTTCCTTCcgatcatttatttacttttatcgTTGGTATAAAGATGAaaaagaacacaaattctcattataaatGGACATTATTCGTTTATAGCTATAGATGGATAATGTCTCTCACACAAATGAAAGTGGGGAGTGTAAGTGAGTGAGTGAgaaatggatacccccacttACCCTTCCACTTTAGTTTTATGAGAGGCgactatccgtctataatgagatggACTGAAAAAAGAAAGAGAATTATCTAAGGGCAGTGTAATTAAATGACAAGGAGATAATAATAAAATTGGATGATCAAATAACTTATTAGAGGCATGATCTAATATAGAAAGGTAAATAGATGAATAAGACACCCGAAAATGAAAATGGTAAATAAATGACCGGAACGGATGGAGTATAACAGAGTATTATTCGAAAACATGTTAATCACAATGGCACATAACACAGAACACCTTGCCTTGTTCAGTATACCATGAACAAGACTAAGTTGAAACAATAAGTGCTAAATTACTTAACTAATAATAGTAGATGATGTTCGGAATGACATTTAAGAAGACAGATGAGGAGCTCCTGGATTATGCATTAGTTCCCTCAGGACTGCTAGTGATGCTGATATACCACGTCTGGCTTTTGGTCACCATTCGACACCATCCTACTCGAACTGTAATCGGCCATAATCGTGTCAGCCGCCACGAATGGGTGTTTCATATGATGAGCGTTAGTTCCTCCTATCTTTTTCTTTTAACTTTGTTTTCCCCTTTTTTTATAAGTGATAATATATTGATATGTATTCATTCCTTAAAAAAAATTACTCAGTTATTTCAATGGATAAATAGAGGCCAATTCAAATTTTGATGGTTCTATTTGCAGCTAATTCTGAATTATGGTAAAATGGACATAAATCACCATTCACTGAGTGTAATTATTGTTAACAGGATCCTCAAAAGAACGGCATTCTTGCAATACAAACACTACGCAACAACATGATGGCATCGACACTTTTAGCAACCATTTCCATAACACTCAGCTCTTTAATCAGTGCAGTTGTAGGTCGTGCAGGCGAGACACTAGCGCTGACATACACAATCCACACAGTCAAGTACTTTTCGATTCTAGTATGCTTTCTCACAGCATTCTTGTGTAGTATGCAATGCGTAAGATATTACGCCCATGTTAGTTTCTTGATCAATGTCCCTTCACCTAAAGGAAGCAGAGAGTTTGCTGAGTTCGTTGCACATAAGCTAAATATGGGCAGCCTGTTTTGGTCTCTAGCATTGAGGGCATTCTACTTCTCCTTCCCTCTCTTGTTATGGATCTTCGGACCTGTCGCAATGTTTACTTGTAGTTGTTTGATGGCGTTTCTGCTCTACTTTTTGGATACTGTTAACCCGGCTTCAGAGACTCTCCTTAATGGTCATGTTGATGGTTATATTAAAATTACTGATGAATCAAGAGGTGACTTCAAGTACGTTTACTACCTCAATCTTATTTCTACTGCAACGTTTGACCAACACTTGACTGTATGTTTCCTCATATGCTTAAAGGAAGAATATAAAGTTTCTGAAGTAGATTTATCAAAAGAGAGAGTAGCTTGAATACTTGCCGAGTTGTGTGTTAAATTGTTCAGCCTTGACAAAAAAGTTGTTCAGCTTCGTGTTTAACTTATTAAGCAATATATGAGGAATGTAACAAGATCGTTATATCTTCAAGCGATGACATACTCATACTGTTCTATGCAGTATGAAAATCAAATATTATTTCTTGAACGATTAACTTAAATAATATGTTGTGCTTCTGACTAGGGAAGCAGCCGCATTAGGAGACTCCAACATATACTCGACGCTACTACAAAGCTCAAAGCTTGGATCTGCCTCAAATGCGAAACTCAATTAGCTTGCAAAGAGATAAGAACCACTGAACAACTATTGCCAAATAGTAAAGACTGGCTGCAGAATGGGATCTCATGTTGATGAAGCAATCGTCCTTGTTCTGGCGGGTTACGATAATAGGCACATACTATCAACATTTTTGAAACATGCTTCAATTCACTATGGAGTATGATCTAGTGGAATCAACTTAGTAATGGTAACGTTCAGTTGAATGTTTGTTGTTAACTTCTTGTCAGAATCCTTTAGCTGTTCTTAAACGATGTTCATCGGGAGTGTTGTGATTTACCCTCTATTTTTTTGTTTCCTTTTTCACAGTAAATATTGAGAAAGCTGGGAAAAAAGTGGGGGTTGAACCCAAGTTTTTTTACCCCAACACCCTTGGAAATTTCACCAAAGTTTTTTAACTACTAAACTCTAACCTTGAGAGTTATTTGTTTGCTCTTTCTCAATCACTTGTTTATCATTTTTTAATCTTTGTGAAAATGTTTTAATTAAGAAAAACAAAGGATTGAGACGGATGCGTATAAA from Silene latifolia isolate original U9 population chromosome 3, ASM4854445v1, whole genome shotgun sequence harbors:
- the LOC141647805 gene encoding uncharacterized protein LOC141647805 — translated: MMFGMTFKKTDEELLDYALVPSGLLVMLIYHVWLLVTIRHHPTRTVIGHNRVSRHEWVFHMMSDPQKNGILAIQTLRNNMMASTLLATISITLSSLISAVVGRAGETLALTYTIHTVKYFSILVCFLTAFLCSMQCVRYYAHVSFLINVPSPKGSREFAEFVAHKLNMGSLFWSLALRAFYFSFPLLLWIFGPVAMFTCSCLMAFLLYFLDTVNPASETLLNGHVDGYIKITDESRGDFKEAAALGDSNIYSTLLQSSKLGSASNAKLN